One genomic region from Caloenas nicobarica isolate bCalNic1 chromosome 22, bCalNic1.hap1, whole genome shotgun sequence encodes:
- the MFAP2 gene encoding microfibrillar-associated protein 2 isoform X1 yields the protein MRAVGLFLLCLPAALLAQGQYSRFEGITYPEPVQYSQYDQQSEIQDYYDYHDVTPRAPEEQFRYQSQQQSQQEIVPAPTPAVAPETEPTEPGPLDCREEQYPCTRLYSVHKPCKQCLNEICFYSLRRVYVINKEICVRTVCAHEELLRADLCRDKFSKCGVMATSGLCQTLGASCARSCGGC from the exons ATGAGAGCGGTTGGACTCTTCTTGCTGTGTCTGCCAG CAGCGCTCCTGGCCCAGGGACAGTACAGCAGGTTTGAAGGCATCACCTACCCCGAGCCGGTCCAGTATTCCCAGTACGACCAGCAATCAG AAATTCAGGATTATTACGACTATCACG ATGTCACCCCCCGTGCCCCCGAGGAGCAGTTTCGCTACCAGTCCCAGCAGCAATCCCAGCAAGAAATCGTCCCGGCCCCCACCCCAG CTGTTGCCCCTGAGACTGAACCCACGGAGCCAGGACCCCTCG ACTGCCGGGAGGAGCAATACCCCTGCACCAGGCTCTACTCAGTGCACAAGCCCTGCAAGCAGTGCCTGAATGAAATCTGCTTTTACAG CCTGCGCCGGGTTTACGTGATCAACAAGGAGATTTGCGTCCGCACCGTGTGCGCCCACGAAGAGCTGCTGCGAG CCGATCTCTGCCGGGACAAGTTTTCCAAGTGCGGGGTGATGGCGACCAGCGGGCTCTGCCAAACCCTGGGCGCCTCCTGCGCCCGCAGCTGCGGGGGGTGCTGA
- the MFAP2 gene encoding microfibrillar-associated protein 2 isoform X2: protein MRAVGLFLLCLPALLAQGQYSRFEGITYPEPVQYSQYDQQSEIQDYYDYHDVTPRAPEEQFRYQSQQQSQQEIVPAPTPAVAPETEPTEPGPLDCREEQYPCTRLYSVHKPCKQCLNEICFYSLRRVYVINKEICVRTVCAHEELLRADLCRDKFSKCGVMATSGLCQTLGASCARSCGGC from the exons ATGAGAGCGGTTGGACTCTTCTTGCTGTGTCTGCCAG CGCTCCTGGCCCAGGGACAGTACAGCAGGTTTGAAGGCATCACCTACCCCGAGCCGGTCCAGTATTCCCAGTACGACCAGCAATCAG AAATTCAGGATTATTACGACTATCACG ATGTCACCCCCCGTGCCCCCGAGGAGCAGTTTCGCTACCAGTCCCAGCAGCAATCCCAGCAAGAAATCGTCCCGGCCCCCACCCCAG CTGTTGCCCCTGAGACTGAACCCACGGAGCCAGGACCCCTCG ACTGCCGGGAGGAGCAATACCCCTGCACCAGGCTCTACTCAGTGCACAAGCCCTGCAAGCAGTGCCTGAATGAAATCTGCTTTTACAG CCTGCGCCGGGTTTACGTGATCAACAAGGAGATTTGCGTCCGCACCGTGTGCGCCCACGAAGAGCTGCTGCGAG CCGATCTCTGCCGGGACAAGTTTTCCAAGTGCGGGGTGATGGCGACCAGCGGGCTCTGCCAAACCCTGGGCGCCTCCTGCGCCCGCAGCTGCGGGGGGTGCTGA